From the SAR202 cluster bacterium genome, one window contains:
- a CDS encoding molybdopterin molybdotransferase MoeA produces MTTNNPNFSENMLSVEEARNNILEMMSVLNSEHLPISKSLGHVLSEDISSIINVPPWNNSAMDGFAVIASDTNGASDVNPVNLNVIDSVYAGDMPNSKVSHNTAIRIMTGAPIPDGANAVVPFEQTNETQQKNTHQQLNTISILKPVKENDYIRFCGEDIKSGDNIFTKGTILRPSEIGVLATLGFKDIPVIRKPKIAIISTGNELTDIGEPIELGKIYDANTYSIATSVEKYGGIPIIIGIARDNEESLNALLDKALEYDILVTSAGVSKGDYDIVKNILSQRGNIEFWSVNMKPAKPIAFGWINKSKTTKLPLLGLPGNPVSAMVAFEQFVRPSILKLKGYTKLNKPSIQAILKNTIKNEDGRRMYIRVLVKKEGVDYYAEATGNQGSHVLTSMAKANGLAICPENILEIKSGQTIEVQMIDWHVDDL; encoded by the coding sequence ATGACTACTAATAATCCAAATTTTTCTGAAAATATGTTATCTGTTGAAGAAGCAAGAAACAATATACTTGAAATGATGTCTGTTTTGAATTCTGAGCATTTACCAATTTCAAAATCCTTGGGCCATGTATTATCTGAGGATATTTCATCAATCATTAATGTACCTCCATGGAATAATTCTGCAATGGACGGGTTTGCAGTTATAGCCAGTGATACCAATGGTGCAAGCGACGTTAATCCAGTAAACCTAAATGTTATTGATTCAGTATATGCAGGTGATATGCCTAACTCGAAAGTCTCTCACAATACTGCAATAAGAATAATGACTGGAGCACCTATACCAGACGGGGCCAATGCAGTTGTTCCATTTGAGCAGACAAACGAAACACAACAAAAAAACACTCATCAACAATTAAACACAATAAGTATTTTAAAACCTGTCAAAGAAAACGATTATATTCGATTTTGTGGTGAGGATATTAAATCAGGAGATAATATATTTACAAAAGGAACAATTCTCAGACCAAGTGAAATTGGAGTTTTGGCAACACTTGGATTTAAAGATATCCCAGTTATTCGAAAACCGAAAATTGCAATAATATCTACTGGTAATGAGCTAACAGATATTGGTGAACCTATAGAACTAGGTAAAATTTATGACGCCAATACATACAGTATAGCAACATCTGTCGAAAAATATGGAGGAATTCCGATTATTATTGGAATAGCTAGAGATAATGAAGAATCATTAAATGCACTCCTTGATAAGGCTTTAGAATACGATATTCTCGTCACATCTGCTGGTGTTTCAAAAGGTGACTACGATATTGTCAAAAACATATTAAGCCAAAGAGGAAATATCGAATTTTGGTCGGTCAATATGAAACCAGCAAAACCAATTGCGTTCGGCTGGATCAATAAATCGAAAACTACAAAATTACCTTTGCTAGGACTACCTGGCAATCCAGTAAGTGCAATGGTGGCATTTGAACAATTTGTACGACCTTCAATATTGAAACTCAAAGGATATACAAAATTAAATAAACCATCCATACAAGCAATTTTAAAAAACACAATAAAAAATGAAGATGGTAGAAGAATGTACATTAGGGTTCTTGTAAAAAAAGAAGGAGTCGATTATTATGCAGAGGCAACCGGAAACCAAGGATCTCATGTCCTTACTTCTATGGCAAAAGCCAATGGCTTAGCCATATGTCCTGAGAATATATTAGAAATTAAATCTGGACAAACAATTGAAGTACAAATGATAGATTGGCATGTTGATGACTTGTAG
- a CDS encoding phenylalanine--tRNA ligase subunit beta, with amino-acid sequence MKIPIVWLEEYLNENVSLDNIAHKLTMAGLESELQTIKQGTWSGILVGEILKIEKHPNADRLNLVTVDIDNEIKKVVCGAPNVEVNQKIAFAKIGSELLDHESQKLTPLQAAKIRGVVSEGMICSEKELGIGDNHDGILVLPPKVPKGTKLESILGQVILETEPTPNRPDWLSVLGVAREIAALNDSNIKEPSLQYIESDENTNTKASVEIEDPDLCGRYTASIISGIQIEESPEWLKEKLINAGQRPINNVVDITNYVMLEIGQPLHAFDLTKIQNSTIKIRRAKDKEILVTLDEEKRTLTNDMLVIADENKPIGLAGIMGGLDSEVTDKTTTILLESASFLPANIRKTRTELKMRTEASHRFERHLNPELAMMGQKRAIHLIQQITKGSVCKNIIDVYPNKSTSQSITITTKKVAEVLGTKFTLNQMKKIFTSLGIKSKEINKTTLEITQPYWRSDINIVEDLIEELARIQGYEIIPTKYISQPIPPREEQPERNLSLKLQDLFVLSGMQEIITYPLTSKEALSFVENKKDIEPMKLSNPMSQKPDDFTYSNISDTLGFREYLRTNLRVGMLETIAHNVRFGADNLKLFEVGKQYIPKDSDLPEEVRVALGGFCGNRSQINWTNNQDSMNFFDATGVITSVLKELKLESIFTPKTDILFENDISSAIVVQGIEIGVVGQVKNEIAKNFGINTKPVIMFELNLHKLLSLTKNTSRLFTKLPRFPISYRDIALIVNKEITAANLLKIIKDHKLVINADLFDEFTGNSLPDDHRSLAFRIHFYDPDHTLTSDEINESVNKILNKLRHTTGATIRESS; translated from the coding sequence GTGAAAATACCAATTGTGTGGTTAGAAGAATATCTCAATGAAAATGTTTCACTGGATAATATAGCGCATAAATTAACAATGGCCGGGTTAGAAAGTGAATTACAAACAATAAAGCAAGGAACATGGTCAGGTATTCTTGTTGGGGAAATTCTTAAAATAGAAAAGCATCCAAATGCTGACAGACTAAATTTAGTTACTGTAGATATAGACAATGAAATTAAAAAAGTAGTTTGTGGGGCCCCCAATGTTGAAGTAAATCAAAAAATTGCTTTTGCTAAAATTGGATCTGAATTACTAGACCATGAATCTCAAAAATTAACACCATTACAAGCTGCTAAAATCAGAGGAGTTGTATCAGAGGGTATGATTTGTTCAGAAAAAGAACTTGGAATTGGCGACAACCACGATGGAATACTTGTATTACCCCCAAAAGTACCGAAAGGTACTAAATTAGAATCTATATTAGGGCAAGTAATATTAGAAACTGAACCTACCCCTAATAGACCAGATTGGCTTTCAGTACTTGGTGTAGCTAGAGAAATTGCTGCATTAAATGATTCAAATATAAAAGAACCTTCACTTCAATACATAGAATCGGATGAAAACACAAATACAAAAGCATCTGTTGAAATAGAAGATCCTGATCTTTGTGGAAGATATACTGCTTCAATCATTTCTGGAATACAAATAGAAGAATCCCCAGAATGGCTAAAAGAAAAGCTTATCAATGCAGGTCAAAGACCTATAAACAATGTGGTAGATATAACAAATTACGTAATGTTAGAAATTGGACAACCATTACACGCTTTTGATCTTACAAAAATACAAAACTCTACTATAAAAATACGAAGAGCTAAAGATAAAGAAATTCTTGTAACTTTAGACGAAGAAAAACGAACTTTAACGAACGATATGTTAGTAATTGCAGATGAAAACAAACCTATAGGACTAGCAGGTATTATGGGCGGATTAGACTCTGAAGTTACAGATAAAACTACAACCATTCTATTAGAGTCTGCTAGTTTTCTTCCGGCAAATATTCGAAAGACTCGAACAGAATTAAAAATGAGAACCGAAGCTTCTCATAGGTTTGAAAGACATCTTAATCCTGAATTAGCAATGATGGGACAAAAAAGAGCTATACATTTAATCCAGCAAATTACTAAAGGGTCAGTTTGTAAAAACATCATTGATGTTTATCCAAACAAAAGTACTAGTCAATCTATAACAATAACTACAAAAAAAGTAGCTGAAGTGTTAGGGACAAAATTTACTTTAAACCAAATGAAGAAAATTTTCACCTCACTGGGTATTAAATCAAAAGAAATAAATAAAACAACTTTAGAAATTACCCAACCGTACTGGAGAAGTGATATTAACATTGTAGAAGATTTAATTGAGGAATTAGCAAGAATACAGGGCTATGAAATCATACCTACCAAATATATTTCCCAACCTATTCCACCGAGAGAAGAACAACCAGAACGCAATTTATCCCTTAAACTACAAGATCTATTCGTATTATCAGGTATGCAAGAAATTATTACATACCCTTTAACAAGCAAAGAAGCATTGTCATTTGTTGAAAATAAAAAAGATATAGAGCCAATGAAACTTTCTAACCCGATGAGTCAAAAACCTGATGACTTTACTTATTCAAATATTTCTGACACATTAGGTTTTAGAGAGTACCTGCGTACAAACCTTAGAGTTGGAATGCTTGAGACGATAGCACACAATGTTAGATTTGGCGCCGATAACCTAAAATTATTTGAAGTCGGAAAACAATATATTCCAAAAGATAGCGATTTGCCTGAAGAAGTTCGGGTTGCTCTGGGCGGTTTTTGCGGCAACAGATCTCAAATTAATTGGACTAATAATCAGGACTCTATGAATTTTTTTGATGCCACAGGTGTCATCACCTCAGTTTTGAAAGAACTTAAACTTGAAAGTATATTTACACCAAAAACTGATATATTATTCGAAAATGACATATCTTCAGCCATCGTTGTTCAGGGTATAGAAATAGGTGTAGTAGGACAGGTAAAAAATGAAATTGCCAAAAACTTTGGAATAAATACTAAACCTGTAATAATGTTTGAATTAAATTTACATAAGCTACTATCATTAACAAAAAATACATCTCGACTGTTTACTAAACTACCACGATTCCCAATTTCTTACAGAGATATTGCACTTATCGTTAACAAAGAAATAACTGCTGCTAATTTATTAAAAATTATCAAAGATCATAAACTTGTTATAAACGCAGACTTATTTGACGAATTTACAGGGAATTCTTTACCAGACGATCATAGGTCTCTTGCATTTAGAATTCATTTTTATGATCCAGATCATACCCTTACTTCTGATGAAATAAATGAAAGCGTTAATAAAATACTTAATAAATTGCGACATACTACGGGAGCAACAATTAGAGAATCAAGTTAA
- the pheS gene encoding phenylalanine--tRNA ligase subunit alpha translates to MPDINNINDTYQQALGELSNNKSEQDLSLWRTKYLGRKGILTGLLRNLKETPIDSRREIGQQLNNIKNLLEKNYEDAVNAAGELVNKNSNVHNVDITMPGRPIQNGRLHPTTQMIREICEAFLSMGFDIAEGPEVEWEYYNFDALNIPSDHPARDMWDTLWLESDKQEKGNILLRTHTSPMQARIMENREPPVRVVVPGKVFRYEASDATHEWHFYQVEGLAVDQGLTFADLKGTLFEFAKRIFGENRKIRFRCDYFPFVEPGVDMSIDCFACSDSGSISTENCSICKRTGWIEIMGAGMVHPRVLEQAGYDPEKYTGFAFGLGPERIAMLKYGIDDIRHFYSNDIRFLNQF, encoded by the coding sequence ATTCCAGATATTAATAATATAAACGATACTTATCAACAAGCTCTTGGAGAGCTAAGCAATAATAAAAGTGAACAAGATTTATCTCTTTGGAGAACCAAATACCTTGGGAGGAAGGGTATTTTAACAGGATTGTTACGTAACCTTAAAGAAACTCCTATAGATTCCAGAAGAGAAATTGGACAACAGCTAAATAATATAAAAAATCTCTTAGAAAAAAATTATGAGGATGCAGTAAACGCTGCAGGAGAATTAGTAAATAAAAATTCAAATGTACATAATGTAGATATCACAATGCCCGGTCGCCCAATACAAAACGGACGACTTCATCCAACAACTCAAATGATTAGAGAAATATGTGAAGCATTTCTATCCATGGGTTTCGATATTGCTGAAGGTCCTGAAGTTGAATGGGAATATTATAATTTCGATGCTCTTAATATCCCCTCCGATCATCCTGCAAGAGATATGTGGGACACATTGTGGTTAGAAAGCGACAAACAAGAAAAAGGTAATATTCTATTACGAACTCACACCTCTCCTATGCAAGCAAGAATCATGGAAAATCGAGAACCTCCAGTACGTGTTGTCGTGCCTGGAAAAGTATTTAGGTACGAAGCTTCAGATGCTACCCACGAGTGGCATTTTTACCAAGTAGAAGGTTTGGCAGTAGATCAAGGTTTAACTTTTGCTGATTTAAAAGGAACATTATTTGAATTTGCAAAAAGAATTTTTGGGGAAAATCGAAAAATTCGATTCAGATGTGATTACTTCCCATTTGTAGAACCCGGCGTTGATATGTCAATTGACTGTTTTGCTTGTAGTGACTCGGGATCTATATCAACTGAGAATTGTTCGATATGTAAAAGAACTGGGTGGATAGAAATTATGGGAGCAGGTATGGTTCATCCAAGAGTACTAGAGCAAGCAGGATACGACCCAGAAAAATACACTGGATTTGCATTTGGTCTGGGGCCAGAGAGAATTGCCATGTTGAAATACGGGATTGATGATATTCGTCATTTTTATTCAAACGACATAAGATTTCTGAACCAATTCTAA
- a CDS encoding XTP/dITP diphosphatase, which produces MNHKLLLGTSNPGKIKEFKQILQDIPYELTTLEEASCNIEVIETGKTFLENATLKATQYAHATKLPCISDDSGIEIDALNGRPGIYSARYGGPDLSDSERVELILEEMKNISIEKRQARFKAAIVIAWPNGKILNSEGTMEGIINFSPTGENGFGYDPIFLLPEFGKTSAEINPDEKNKLSHRAKAIRNIIPLL; this is translated from the coding sequence ATGAATCATAAACTATTATTAGGTACCTCAAATCCAGGCAAAATAAAAGAGTTTAAACAAATACTACAAGATATACCTTATGAACTAACTACGTTGGAAGAAGCTTCATGCAATATTGAAGTTATTGAAACTGGTAAAACATTTTTAGAAAATGCCACATTAAAAGCTACTCAATATGCTCACGCAACTAAATTACCATGTATATCTGATGACTCTGGAATAGAAATTGATGCATTGAATGGTAGACCAGGAATATATTCTGCAAGATATGGCGGACCTGATTTAAGTGACTCAGAAAGGGTAGAATTAATTCTAGAAGAAATGAAAAACATCTCCATAGAAAAAAGACAAGCGAGATTTAAAGCAGCAATAGTAATAGCTTGGCCTAATGGTAAAATATTGAATAGTGAAGGCACAATGGAAGGGATAATAAACTTTTCACCCACAGGGGAAAATGGATTTGGATACGATCCAATATTTTTACTTCCTGAATTTGGAAAAACCTCTGCAGAAATAAATCCTGATGAAAAAAATAAGCTTAGTCATCGAGCCAAAGCTATCAGGAATATTATTCCTCTGTTATAA
- a CDS encoding fructose-bisphosphate aldolase class I yields the protein MNTKLLAETAKKLVAPKKGILAADESSNTIKSRFDSIGVESTELNRRDYREMLFTTKDISQFISGVILFDETMRQNDLNGASLVSILSDQDIIPGIKVDTGAKPLAGSKGETITEGLDNLRERLNEYRELGALFTKWRGVINIAESIPTPYAINVNAHALARFAALSQEAGLVPIVEPEVLMDGEHTIEKCFEITQQTLHQVYSELEMQNIFLEGTLLKPNMVLSGKSAVSRANTTEVAQKTVECLLSCVPSSVPGIVFLSGGQSDEEATINLNTINQVAKTLNAPWELSFSYGRGLQAAPLKAWLGKDTNKTTAQSSFFDRAQLTSSARQGLL from the coding sequence ATGAATACAAAACTACTTGCTGAAACAGCTAAAAAATTAGTGGCCCCTAAGAAGGGAATATTAGCAGCAGACGAAAGTTCTAATACAATTAAAAGTCGATTTGATTCTATCGGCGTAGAATCAACTGAATTAAATCGTAGAGACTATCGAGAAATGCTGTTCACAACAAAAGACATATCACAGTTCATAAGCGGTGTCATTTTATTCGATGAAACAATGCGCCAAAACGATTTAAATGGAGCCTCACTCGTTTCCATTTTATCAGATCAAGATATTATTCCAGGTATAAAAGTTGATACTGGAGCTAAACCTTTAGCTGGATCTAAAGGTGAAACGATAACTGAAGGATTAGATAATCTTCGAGAGCGATTGAATGAATATCGAGAATTAGGTGCATTGTTCACAAAATGGAGAGGAGTAATAAATATAGCAGAATCTATACCCACGCCTTATGCCATAAACGTAAATGCACATGCTTTGGCAAGATTCGCTGCATTAAGCCAAGAAGCTGGCCTCGTACCAATTGTAGAACCAGAAGTACTAATGGATGGTGAACACACAATTGAAAAATGTTTTGAAATAACCCAGCAAACTTTGCATCAAGTATATTCAGAACTTGAAATGCAAAATATCTTTTTAGAGGGCACCTTACTAAAACCTAACATGGTTTTATCTGGAAAAAGTGCAGTCTCAAGAGCAAATACAACAGAAGTTGCTCAAAAAACTGTTGAATGTTTATTGAGTTGTGTACCTTCATCAGTGCCAGGGATTGTATTTTTATCAGGAGGGCAAAGTGATGAAGAGGCCACAATAAACCTCAATACTATAAACCAAGTTGCAAAAACACTTAATGCGCCTTGGGAACTGAGTTTTTCATATGGACGAGGCCTTCAAGCTGCACCACTAAAAGCATGGCTTGGCAAAGATACAAATAAAACAACTGCTCAATCAAGTTTTTTTGACAGAGCTCAATTAACAAGTAGCGCTCGCCAAGGTCTCCTTTAA
- a CDS encoding fructose-1,6-bisphosphatase: MRFSIQNELELTIIFLREYLESIDIDNHLKSTLYAIANGAILVQEKVDRLSIDGHTGATGDINVQGEVVQKLDELGSQIFLDCFRTSQSVSIVGCEELENPEIISQDPNLCIVNMDPVDGSSNIDVSVSIGSIFGIWPSPNLNEITNKSLLLAGKQQIAAAYVVYGSNTIMVIATEKGVSGFTLDNQCNEFILTHPIISLPDSCTYYSVNYSNWDQFSSNTKSQLEELQKTSSLRYVGSLVADFHRNLLKGGVFLYPSGKLRLMYEANPLTFVMKKAGGSATNGNENILDIIPKELHERTPLFIGNTKEVNKFTIG; the protein is encoded by the coding sequence ATTCGATTTAGTATTCAAAATGAATTGGAGCTTACCATTATATTTCTAAGAGAATACTTAGAATCAATAGATATAGACAATCATCTTAAATCCACATTGTATGCAATAGCAAATGGTGCAATTCTTGTTCAAGAAAAAGTTGATCGATTAAGCATTGATGGGCACACAGGAGCAACTGGTGACATCAATGTGCAAGGAGAAGTTGTTCAAAAACTCGATGAACTCGGATCTCAAATTTTCCTTGACTGTTTTCGTACCTCACAAAGTGTTTCAATAGTTGGTTGTGAAGAACTAGAAAATCCTGAAATTATTTCACAGGATCCAAACCTATGCATAGTAAATATGGATCCTGTAGATGGGTCCAGCAATATTGATGTTTCTGTAAGCATTGGATCTATATTTGGAATATGGCCTAGCCCAAATCTTAACGAAATTACAAACAAATCTTTATTGCTTGCAGGAAAACAACAAATAGCAGCAGCATACGTAGTTTATGGTTCAAACACAATTATGGTAATAGCTACAGAAAAAGGAGTGAGTGGCTTTACCTTGGATAACCAGTGCAATGAATTTATACTCACGCACCCAATCATATCTCTTCCTGACAGCTGCACATATTACAGTGTAAATTATAGTAATTGGGATCAATTTTCTTCTAATACTAAATCTCAACTAGAAGAATTGCAAAAAACATCCTCATTGAGATATGTCGGCTCACTGGTTGCTGATTTTCACAGAAATCTTCTCAAAGGGGGAGTATTTCTTTATCCAAGCGGCAAACTCCGCCTTATGTACGAAGCTAATCCATTAACTTTTGTTATGAAAAAAGCTGGTGGTAGTGCTACAAATGGAAATGAAAATATACTGGATATCATACCCAAAGAATTACACGAACGAACACCTTTGTTCATAGGAAACACAAAAGAGGTAAATAAATTTACAATAGGATGA